The following DNA comes from Halalkaliarchaeum sp. AArc-CO.
TTCGAGCGTCGCTTTCGACGACGTAGACCGCCTCGTCTGCGGCGACCCATCCCGGCGTTCGCATGGGCGCAGGATAGCCGTCCTCGTCGAGACGGATCCCCGTCCCTGCATAATCGGTGACGTGGACGGCCATCGGGTAGCCGAACTGAGCGTCGTGTCCCGGCTGGCTACTCACGTCGGCGTACGTTCCGACACCGTAGTAGCCGGTGACGTACCGGTACTGCGAGTAAAACACCTGGACTTCGGGGAGGGAAACGTTTTCATCGAGGGTGGCGGTGGCTTCGCTCGTCAGTCCGACAGTGACTGTCTCGTCGAACGGAACCGGTTCGGTCTCCGCCGCGCCGGCGTCGACGACGAACAGTCCGAGTGCTCCGAGTCCGAAAAGCAGCGCCAGAACGATCCCGGCCACCGCGAGCGACCGGGAAGTACTCCACGACACACGTCCCTCTCGCGGAGCAGTGAGGTTAGCCCCTCTGGTACGGTTCTCGAACGCCCGGGTCGGAATCGACGTTGCCGTCTCGTCCCCCTGTGGCGTCTCGGTTCCTGTTTCCGCTCCCTGTTCGTTCCCCGTACTTCGTTTCGAACTCGTGTATCAGCCGACCCATCCGGGCGTACCAGTCGTTGAGCATCCGTCGGAGGTTCGAAGCGATGCGGTCGGGTTCGGCCGGCCTGTAGACGTGATAGTATCCGCCCTGGTCGTAGTTGATCTGCTCTTTGCTGAGGAACCCGGCGTCGTACAGCCGCTGGATGGAGCGATACACGGTCGATCGCTCCCGGTCGACCCGCTCGGCGACCTCGTCGACCGTAAGCGGCCCGTCGCTTTCGGCGATCGTCCGGAAACACCGCTCGTCCAGTGAGTTCAACCCGTGGAAACACTCGAGCAACCCCTCACACTCCAGCTCGTTTCTGAGGATCTCGGCCACGGAGTCGGACATGTCCATTCCGGTCTACGGCATCTGTTGTGAAAAGTATTGTGGATATAGAACAATACTATTTCGATCGTCGAACCGCGGGGGACACGGAACGAAACGTTTAGGCGGGCACGGACA
Coding sequences within:
- a CDS encoding helix-turn-helix domain-containing protein: MSDSVAEILRNELECEGLLECFHGLNSLDERCFRTIAESDGPLTVDEVAERVDRERSTVYRSIQRLYDAGFLSKEQINYDQGGYYHVYRPAEPDRIASNLRRMLNDWYARMGRLIHEFETKYGERTGSGNRNRDATGGRDGNVDSDPGVREPYQRG